From a single Candidatus Hydrogenedentota bacterium genomic region:
- a CDS encoding FAD-dependent oxidoreductase — protein MFWKRRDFFRFLGALMGGSVLPAAKTGAAEVPVATSPLSAVPSPASLALPLDPRHLGDDLIELSYDLVVIGGGISGLSAAISAARNGVKVALVHERAMLGGNSSSEVRLYPENATAHQVWIKECGIFDEIHAEERVRNHIPYREGLMNCHWDLVLYEWVLREPNITLYLNTHMHRAVMNANGAIQSAYCIQLGSEKEFLLSAQLFVDASGDGVLAHRAGAEYRWGREDKTVHGEPLAPDVPDEQIMGSSLFFRAFDTGAPVPFKRPDWAVQFNSEEEFQGRNHSFLEGGYWWLEVGPPHHPIKDNSVIIHEGLRHLLGVWDHVKNGGDHGAENYGIDFVGFWPYKRECRRILGDYILTQQHVQDPQLLDDNVAYGVWFIDIHTHGILDRSQKPYKSHYDDANWDLKSTRTYGIPLRALYSRNVPNLMMAGRPISCSYVAFSSSRVLCTGAVVGQAVGAAAALCVKHKLPPREVATKHAKECQQLILRQDGYIPGVVNEDPADLARTAKVTATSEAPLVFPPATTELEMTLPKAQIFPVSGNRVDRVSLLLRSALADNAEMTVALRRADHVWDFRGTEDLATATAVVPANSEGWVHFDLNADVEGGRLYYIHTTAHAGIFWKLFVEDNEDIAHRCPVGVAPAELPGNIYWRPFREGKSFCMAVRPEVRPFAGQNVVQGGNRPDRWTNLWQSAPGTALPQSLELAWNTTQRFNRVEITFDTNMNRRVRLPLFRYPECVKDYRIEAHVNGAWTILHEEHDNYQRRRVLSFEVVNADQLRLTVLATNGVPEARVYEVRVYLENGVV, from the coding sequence ATGTTCTGGAAACGCCGCGATTTCTTCCGCTTCCTCGGTGCCCTGATGGGCGGCTCGGTGCTCCCCGCCGCGAAGACCGGCGCCGCCGAGGTCCCGGTGGCCACCAGCCCACTTTCTGCTGTGCCTTCCCCCGCTTCCCTGGCCCTGCCCTTAGATCCGCGCCACTTGGGCGATGACCTCATCGAACTGTCCTACGACCTCGTCGTGATTGGTGGCGGCATCTCCGGTCTCTCCGCCGCCATCAGCGCCGCGCGCAATGGCGTGAAAGTCGCCCTGGTCCACGAGCGGGCCATGCTCGGTGGCAACTCCTCCAGCGAGGTTCGCCTCTACCCGGAAAACGCCACGGCCCACCAGGTATGGATCAAGGAATGCGGCATCTTCGACGAGATTCACGCGGAAGAACGGGTCCGCAACCACATTCCCTATCGCGAAGGCCTCATGAATTGCCACTGGGACCTCGTGCTCTATGAGTGGGTCCTCCGCGAGCCCAACATCACGCTCTATCTCAACACGCATATGCACCGCGCGGTTATGAACGCGAACGGCGCGATCCAATCCGCCTACTGCATCCAGCTCGGCTCGGAAAAGGAGTTTCTCCTCAGTGCGCAACTTTTCGTTGACGCCTCGGGCGACGGTGTACTCGCCCACCGCGCGGGTGCGGAATACCGCTGGGGCCGAGAAGACAAGACCGTCCACGGCGAGCCCCTCGCCCCCGACGTGCCCGATGAGCAAATCATGGGCTCCTCCCTCTTCTTCCGAGCCTTCGACACCGGCGCGCCTGTCCCCTTCAAACGCCCCGACTGGGCCGTGCAATTCAACAGTGAAGAAGAATTTCAGGGCCGCAACCACAGCTTTCTCGAAGGGGGCTACTGGTGGCTCGAAGTGGGACCGCCCCACCACCCCATCAAGGACAACAGCGTTATTATCCATGAAGGCCTGCGCCACCTCCTGGGCGTCTGGGACCACGTCAAGAACGGCGGCGATCACGGCGCGGAGAACTACGGCATCGACTTCGTCGGCTTCTGGCCCTACAAGCGCGAGTGCCGCCGCATCCTGGGCGACTACATCCTCACCCAGCAACATGTGCAGGATCCGCAACTCCTCGACGACAACGTGGCCTATGGCGTCTGGTTCATCGACATCCACACCCATGGCATACTTGATCGCTCGCAAAAGCCCTACAAGAGCCACTACGACGACGCGAACTGGGACTTGAAGAGCACCCGCACCTACGGCATACCGTTGCGCGCCCTCTACTCCCGCAACGTGCCCAACCTCATGATGGCGGGGCGCCCCATCAGTTGCTCCTATGTCGCCTTCTCGTCCTCGCGGGTGCTCTGCACCGGCGCGGTCGTGGGACAGGCCGTGGGCGCCGCCGCCGCCCTCTGCGTGAAGCACAAACTTCCGCCCCGCGAAGTCGCCACAAAGCATGCAAAGGAATGCCAGCAGCTTATACTCCGGCAGGACGGCTATATCCCCGGCGTGGTCAACGAAGATCCCGCCGACCTCGCGCGCACGGCGAAAGTCACCGCGACGAGCGAGGCCCCGCTGGTCTTCCCGCCCGCCACAACGGAACTGGAGATGACCCTCCCAAAGGCGCAGATCTTCCCGGTCTCCGGCAACCGCGTGGATCGCGTTTCGCTGCTGCTCCGCTCTGCTCTGGCGGACAACGCGGAGATGACGGTCGCCCTGCGCCGCGCGGATCATGTCTGGGACTTTCGCGGCACGGAGGACCTCGCCACCGCAACCGCAGTCGTGCCCGCAAACAGCGAGGGTTGGGTCCACTTCGATCTCAACGCGGACGTGGAAGGCGGACGCTTGTACTACATCCACACCACCGCCCACGCAGGCATCTTCTGGAAGCTCTTTGTGGAGGACAACGAGGATATCGCTCACCGCTGCCCCGTGGGCGTGGCCCCCGCCGAATTGCCCGGCAACATCTACTGGCGGCCCTTCCGTGAAGGAAAAAGCTTCTGCATGGCGGTCCGACCCGAAGTCCGGCCTTTCGCAGGACAAAATGTCGTCCAGGGCGGCAACCGCCCCGACCGCTGGACCAACCTCTGGCAGTCCGCGCCCGGTACCGCGCTGCCCCAATCACTTGAACTCGCTTGGAACACCACGCAGCGCTTTAACCGCGTCGAGATTACCTTCGACACCAACATGAACCGCCGCGTCCGCTTGCCCCTCTTCCGCTATCCCGAGTGCGTGAAAGACTACCGAATCGAAGCGCATGTGAACGGGGCGTGGACCATCCTCCACGAAGAACACGACAACTACCAGCGCCGCCGGGTGCTTAGTTTCGAAGTCGTCAATGCCGATCAGTTACGGCTGACTGTTTTGGCCACCAACGGCGTCCCCGAGGCCCGGGTTTATGAAGTGCGGGTGTATCTGGAGAATGGGGTGGTGTAG